In Strongyloides ratti genome assembly S_ratti_ED321, scaffold srae_chrx_scaffold0000002, a single window of DNA contains:
- a CDS encoding Eph receptor tyrosine kinase, giving the protein MKTIYFWKYTTLLYFLIYLVDSAKVLLHDSYVYKEELPYEYFSENSEKSDHPTWEQESYYDEDKNPIVVSTVCYEGNKPNFVKNWIALPKVEKGSAKKLHLEISYSINNCSQTRPFCKDYFDVFYMPLNGDDNTKLKIKNIDNWKHLKNLNIHSGKVTKGVQDFIVTTIDYTPESDAVIFGIREENTCSSILRIRIYFKICPSQTINQFQLPETVVGEDLYGPTFYHVDCVKNAVMLGTKPTMKNAFCKANGEWEVLTDNTCQCLAGYSPNDSGSCSPCTKGSYKNTIGNGICKACPRNSHAYDNGTHICECDIEFYRADNEDASHQCSQPPSSPVNVRTLELKSSEAIIIWSNPTYMGHRSDIYYSITCEFCDESKHCVKCSKSVTSSFNPERIETKQITLKNLEPGRDYIINVFSHNAVSKKAAGNLHNKAIFTFTTAKPFNFKMNTPKLLSHLNNGTLLISWEPYDDEKYLKLGNMYYQIEIKNDKDIVLMDSIQTALKIENIDIYKSHIIKIRVHDPKKGWSEWSDELFIKNKYNKGYKISNQQYESFSNDMIIENEKSELSLYMSITQLYSQNPKIFYIIGCTIVVLLIILNILYFCYTKNNKKGDYFAELVKSQQSDIPYNINITPSHLYYGKQFDSQFLNGFGSATTFVDASANKTYVDPSTYGDLSVAVKEFTKQIPKSNIFLTGEILGGGEFGDVQKGILLLTGSTKSRNIIDGNELIVAVKTLKKCVTEQEKKYFTMEATTMSQFHHDNVLRCIGVVGTDYVEMIITEYMVNGSLINFLKTISGDTYSKVKLAHMCLDVAEGMQYLHMKGYIHRDLASRNILLDQFYRCKIADFGLSRNGFNNENVELEYTNAMAKKIPIRWTSPEALEKGLYTAASDVWSFGILMWEIFTFGERPYYDWSHRKIYEEVLQGYRLPKPDDAPEILYRVMVECWIYDKNERPTFTAITNEIKSYIRIYEDNGDFLANSPLYQSPSDVNYDVARDGNCNSRISNSNYFFTSHPNVSQLPLNTSHRMSNWDIARHSLGDLEKQELENALGKFNIQYLIHHLYRMKIFSVAQLANLSLARLADMDITLNEQKQLAVVIDHIVTSRRAVTNVSRNLKNNQAPAIPQFTKTLNKDSPDGGFLV; this is encoded by the exons atgaagactatatatttttggaAATATACAAcactattatattttcttatatatttagTTGATTCTGCAAAAG tTCTCCTTCATGATTCTTATGTATATAAAGAGGAATTGCCATACGAGTATTTTTCTGAAAATAGTGAAAAAAGTGATCATCCAACGTGGGAACAAGAAAGTTATTATGATGAAGATAAAAATCCTATAGTTGTATCAACAGTATGCTATGAAGGAAATAAAcctaattttgtaaaaaattggATTGCATTACCAAAAGTTGAAAAAGGTTCagcaaaaaaattacatttagaAATATCatattcaataaataattgttcACAAACAAGACCTTTTTGCAAAGATTATTTTGATGTTTTTTATATGCCTTTAAATGGAGATgataatacaaaattaaaaattaaaaatattgataattggaaacatttaaaaaatttaaatattcattctGGTAAAGTAACAAAAGGTGTTCAGGATTTTATTGTTACAACAATTGATTATACACCTGAATCTGATGCTGTTATATTTGGAATAAGAGAAGAAAATACATGTTCATCAATATTAAGAATAcgtatttattttaaaatatgtccTTCACAAACAATTAATCAATTTCAATTACCAGAAACTGTTGTTGGTGAAGATTTATATGGACCAACATTTTATCATGTTGATTGTGTTAAAAATGCTGTAATGTTAGGAACAAAACCAACTATGAAAAATGCTTTTTGTAAAGCAAATGGAGAATGGGAAGTTTTGACTGACAATACATGTCAATGTCTTGCGGGTTACTCACCAAATGATTCAGGTTCATGTTCTCCATGTACCAAAggatcatataaaaatacaataggTAATGGTATTTGTAAAGCATGTCCTAGAAATAGTCATGCATATGATAATGGTACACATATCTGTGAATGTGATATTGAATTTTATAGAGCAGATAATGAAGATGCCTCACATCAATGTAGTCAACCACCAAGTAGTCCTGTAAATGTTAGAACATTAGAACTTAAATCTTCTGAAGCTATAATTATATGGTCTAATCCAACATATATGGGTCATAGATCagatatttattattctatAACATGTGAATTTTGTGATGAATCAAAACATTGTGTTAAATGTTCTAAAAGTGTAACATCATCTTTTAATCCAGAAAGAATTGAGACAAAacaaataacattaaaaaatttagaacCAGGACgagattatattattaatgttttttcaCATAATGCTGTTTCAAAGAAAGCCGCCGGAAATCTACACAATAAAgcaatttttacatttaccACAGCTAAaccttttaattttaaaatgaatactccaaaattattatctcaTTTAAATAATGGTACACTTTTAATTTCTTGGGAACCATATGatgatgaaaaatatttaaaacttggaaatatgtattatcaaattgagattaaaaatgataaagataTTGTTTTAATGGATTCTATACAAACAGCacttaaaattgaaaatattgatatatataaaagtcatataattaaaattcgTGTACATGATCCAAAAAAAGGATGGAGTGAATGGAGTgatgaattatttattaaaaataaatataataaaggatataaaatatcaaatcaacaatatgaaagtttttcaaatgatatgataattgaaaatgaaaaaagtgaattatcattatatatgAGTATTACGCAATTGTATTCGCAAAAtccaaaaattttttatattattggaTGTACGAttgttgttttattaattattttaaatatcttatatttttgttatacaaaaaataacaaaaaaggTGATTATTTTGCTGAGTTAGTAAAAAGTCAACAATCTGATATaccatataatattaatataacacCAAGTCACTTATATTATGGAAAACAATTTGAttcacaatttttaaatggttTTGGGAGTGCAACAACATTTGTTGATGCTTCTGCTAATAAAACATATGTTGATCCATCAACATATGGAGATTTATCTGTTGCTGTTAAAGAATTTACCAAACAAATACCTAAATCAAATATCTTTTTGACTGGTGAAATACTTGGAGGAGGTGAATTTGGTGATGTACAAAAAggaatattacttttaaccGGTTCAACAAAATCTAGAAATATAATAGATGGTAATGAATTAATTGTTGCtgttaaaacattaaaaaaatgtgtaACAGagcaagaaaaaaaatattttactatgGAAGCAACAACAATGAGTCAATTTCATCATGATAATGTATTACGTTGTATTGGAGTTGTTGGTACTGATTATGTTGAAATGATTATCACTGAATATATGGTTAATGGttcattgataaattttttaaaaacaatttctGGTGATACATATTCAAAAGTTAAATTAGCTCATATGTGTCTTGATGTTGCTGAAGGTATGCAATATTTACATATGAAAGGTTATATACATCGTGATCTTGCATcaagaaatatattattagatCAATTTTATAGATGTAAAATTGCTGATTTTGGATTAAGTAGAAATGGTTTTAATAATGAGAATGTTGAACTTGAATATACAAATGCTATGGCTAAAAAAATTCCTATTCGTTGGACATCACCAGAAGCATTAGAAAAAGGTCTTTATACAGCTGCTTCTGATGTTTGGAGTTTTGGAATATTAATGTGggaaatttttacatttggTGAACGCCCTTATTATGATTGGAGtcatagaaaaatatatgaagAAGTTTTACAAGGATATAGATTACCTAAACCAGATGATGCACCTGAAATTTTATATCGTGTTATGGTTGAGTGTTggatttatgataaaaatgaaagaCCAACATTTACTGCTATaacaaatgaaataaaaagttatataagaATATATGAAGATAATGGTGATTTTTTAGCAAATAGTCCATTATATCAATCACCTTCTGATGTTAATTATGATGTTGCAAGAGATGGTAATTGTAACAGTAGAATAAGTaatagtaattatttttttacctcACATCCTAATGTTTCACAATTACCCTTAAATACTTCTCATAGAATGTCTAATTGGGATATAGCAAGACATTCATTAGGAGATTTAGAAAAACAAGAATTAGAAAATGCATTAGGgaaatttaatattcaatatcttattcatcatttatatcgtatgaaaatatttagtgTAGCACAATTGGCTAATTTATCTCTTGCTCGTCTTGCTGATATGGatataacattaaatgaACAAAAACAATTAGCTGTTGTTATTGATCATATTGTAACATCAAGAAGAGCTGTTACTAATGTTAGtcgtaatttaaaaaacaatcaAGCACCAGCTATTCCACAATTTACAAAAACTTTAAACAAAGATTCTCCTGATGGTGGTTTTTTGGTTTGA
- a CDS encoding Lysophospholipid acyltransferase 5, with protein sequence MGAISMLAEAINFNEDGLRLLLSIMAGYPFGAIYRTLFYNKSAQIQYIYFIVTGIMIYLFNCGTNKYFVAMVHTFFLGYLLIGYWFTESDEYDINWTTPYCIMVLRLIGLCLDAYDGTIDEKKLSGDAIKNNIKVSPGLVEIAAYSFYLPFTLVGPVIPLNYFREYVDGKHLTKSGNVRSSSLMVSVRRFLAGVTFAVFNQWGTFWITNEYFNSQDFFNLPFLWKVIWTTIWYRSTFYKYACAWLLVEGSSILSGIGYTGKGNKDNDKWDGCRNISLRGFFLGSDYQSCVESFNINTNTWAKNHVFKRLRFLGNKYLSQGTTLLYLAIWHGYHSGYFILFGYEMICMISQAQLYEIIPRIPGLRQLLDKPYIKPLTWLFGKILITTTMGFAFLTFGLIKKEFWIRPILSQYAWGYILYIVIWPVIYYTLCKLFPKKKLDKKSSESKKEL encoded by the exons ATGGGAGCTATTAGCATGTTGGCCGAggcaattaattttaatgaagaTGGTTTAAGATtacttttatcaattatgGCTGGGTACCCATTTGGTGCAATCTATagaacattattttataacaaatcagctcaaatacaatatatctattttatcGTAACTGGAATTATGATTTACCTCTTTAATTGCGG AACcaacaaatattttgttgCAATGGTTCATACATTTTTTCTT gGTTACTTATTAATTGGATATTGGTTTACTGAGTCTGATGAATATGATATCAATTGGACAACACCTTATTGTATTATGGTTCTTAGATTAATTGGCCTTTGTCTTGATGCATATGATGGAAcaattgatgaaaaaaaattatcaggtgatgcaattaaaaataatataaaagtttcaCCAGGATTAGTTGAAATAGCTGCTTACTCATTTTACTTACCTTTTACACTTGTTGGACCAGTAATtccattaaattattttcgtGAATATGTTGATGGTAAACATTTAACAAAATCAGGTAATGTTAGAAGTTCATCACTTATGGTATCTGTAAGAAGATTTTTGGCAGGTGTTACTTTTGCAGTTTTTAATCAATGGGGAACATTTTGGATAactaatgaatattttaattcacAAGATTTCTTTAATTTACCATTTTTATGGAAAGTTATATGGACAACTATTTGGTATAGATCAACATTTTACAAATATGCTTGTGCTTGGTTATTAGTAGAGGGTTCTTCTATTTTATCTGGTATTGGTTATACAGGAAAAGGAAATAAAGACAATGATAAATGGGATGGATGTCGtaatatatcattaagaGGTTTTTTCCTTGGTTCTGACTATCAATCATGTGTTGAgtcatttaatattaatacaaataCATGGGCTAAAAATCATGTATTTAAACGTCTTAGATTTTTaggtaataaatatttaagtcAAGGAACAACACTTTTATATCTTGCAATATGGCATGGATATCATTCAGGATACTTTATTCTTTTTGGATATGAAATGATTTGTATGATAAGTCAGGCTCAATTATATGAAATAATACCAAGAATACCAGGATTGCGTCAATTACTTGATAAACCATACATCAAACCATTAACATGGTTGTTTGGTAAAATTCTTATCACAACAACAATGGGTTTTGCTTTCTTAACATTTGgacttattaaaaaagaattttggATTAGACCAATTTTATCACAATATGCATGGGGTTATATACTTTATATCGTCATTTGGCCagttatatattatactttaTGCAAATTATTCCCAAAGAAAAAATTGGATAAAAAATCAAGTGAAAGTAAAAAAgaattgtaa
- a CDS encoding Trissin receptor, producing MVLAQVNFSLDETDCAEQSLLDHDHIRIPIIFIYIIVLLLCLIGNLFTIVVICVHHSMRTATNFFLANLAFADLLVAIFCIGQNMFHLVGSQNSHWPLGEVFCKLYVFILHMVPCTSIGILVCVSLEKYIAVLHPLLALKLLTRRLRVTMTTFIWILSVSVNLPYYFKSIEKKYSQMSACTRELDGEWPVRDMLTLSFFVWYCIPLASIAYIYTRIGMVLWRSEFRNLTNRKYIKERENNTEVIQLTNTKDIEERKNKLINNTCNDKRKNPFIKLLSEHSRESEKDAMSNAISHSEYAHHNCVSAEVVENRKKVVRLLLAIVCSFAILTFPHHARLLFLVWSHHQLCPNSWAVIAQPFTYLCMFLSSGINPILYAFMSQRFREAVNDIMKCRVRRYRRNGTTKTKTVLSDIAGGDNNSPSLIVSRSRSSIRCSKKF from the exons atggtTTTGGCTCaagttaatttttcattGGATGAAACTGATTGTGCAGAACAATCATTACTTGATCATGATCATATTCGTAttccaattatttttatatatattatagtattattattatgtcTTATTG gTAATCTTTTTACAATTGTTGTTATATGTGTTCATCATTCAATGAGAACAGCTACCAATTTTTTTCTTGCTAATCTTGCTTTTGCTGATTTATTAGTTGCAATATTTTGTATTGGTCAAAATATGTTTCATCTTGTTGGTAGCCAAAATTCACATTGGCCATTAGGTGAAGTTTTTTGTAAATTGTATGTTTTTATTCTCCATATGGTACCATGTACAAGTATTGGAATATTAGTATGTGTatcattagaaaaatatattgctGTTTTACATCCATTATTAgcattaaaacttttaactCGTCGATTACGAGTAACAATGACTACATTTATCTGGATATTATCAGTTTCCGTTAATTTaccatattattttaaatcaatagaaaaaaaatacagTCAGATGTCAGCATGTACACGTGAGTTAGATGG agaATGGCCAGTTCGTGATATGTTGACATTAAGTTTCTTTGTTTGGTATTGCATTCCATTAGCTTCAATAGCATATATTTACACAAGAATAGGGATGGTATTATGGAGAAGTGAATTTAGAAATTTAActaatagaaaatatattaaagaaagaGAAAATAATACGGAAGTTATACAATTAACAAATACAAAAGATATTGAAGAacgaaaaaataaattaattaataatacttgtaatgataaaagaaaaaatccttttataaaacttttaagtGAACATTCAAGAGAAAGTGAAAAAGATGCAATGAGTAATGCAATTTCACATTCAGAATATGCTCATCATAACTGTGTTAGTGCTGAAGTTGTTGAAAATcgtaaaaaa GTTGTTCGACTTCTTCTAGCTATTGTTTGTTCATTTGCCATTTTGACATTTCCCCATCATGCACGTCTTTTATTTCTT gtATGGTCACATCATCAATTATGTCCAAATTCATGGGCTGTTATAGCACAACCATTTACATATTTATGTATGTTTCTCAGTAGTGGTATAAATCCAATTTTGTATGCTTTTATGTCCCAACGATTTCGTGAGGCTGTAAATGATATAATGAAATGCAG AGTACGTAGATATCGTCGAAATGGAACTACAAAAACAAAAACTGTTTTATCAGATATTGCTGGTGGTGATAATAACTCACCATCATTAATTGTTTCCCGTTCAAGATCATCAATAAGatgttcaaaaaaattttaa
- a CDS encoding Major facilitator superfamily and Major facilitator superfamily domain, general substrate transporter and Major facilitator superfamily domain-containing protein produces the protein MLLTTVVPIIPEYLLRISHPNQTDEILSKKLPSNPSGIRGKRDAWDDDSWDLPMSPNENIDWDESPFSGMKPPTTKIFSKPKNTSSRKQFYKGKFKNRMTNKKKPTSDKLSDKEYYLKIEKEKKLRHDTLSEENIQVGLMFGSKALVQLIANPMVGPLTNKIGYTIPMFLGFVVMFLSTLMFAFGSSFSTLWFARALQGIGSACTSTSGMGMLAQAYTDDLERSTAMGIALGGLALGVLVGPPYGGILYQWAGKELPFILLALLALCDGLLQFCVLEPKVDKGEQEGNTMKQLIKDPYIIVAAGSITIGNLGIAMLEPSLPLWMMESWQASSFERGIAFLPTSISYLIGTSIFGPLAHKIGRWLSAFIGLIIIGFCLIAIPGAESVYGLIVPNFLMGFSIVDIRHVGVYGSIYAIADAAFCCAFALGPFVSGPLVRNLGFPSMMYIIAVINFIYAPFMYLLKSPPPISNQGSSNPEPPSINPRNLGSENQYQYVDGITNENVTRMQGYQYDY, from the exons ATGTTATTAACTACTGTAGTACCAATAATTCCTGAATATCTTTTGAGAATATCTCATCCTAATCAAACTGATGAAATTTTAAGTAAGAAATTACCCAGTAATCCATCAGGTATTAGAGGAAAAAGAGATGCATGGGATGATGATTCATGGGATTTACCTATGAGTccaaatgaaaatattgacTGGGATGAAAGTCCATTTAGTGGAATGAAACCACCAACAAcgaaaatattttcaaaaccAAAAAATACAAGTAGTCgcaaacaattttataaaggaaaatttaaaaatagaatgacaaacaaaaaaaaacccACATCCGACAAATTATCTGACAaggaatattatttaaaaattgaaaaggaaaaaaaactAAGACATGATACATTATCAGAAGAAAATATTCAAGTTGGATTAATGTTTGGATCAAAAGCTTTAGTACAATTAATAGCAAATCCAATGGTTGGCccattaacaaataaaattggATATACAATACCTATGTTTCTTGGATTTGTTGTAATGTTTCTTTCAACATTAATGTTTGCTTTTGGTTCTTCATTTAGTACTCTTTGGTTTGCAAGAGCTTTACAAGGTATAGGTTCTGCATGTACTAGTACTTCAGGTATGGGAATGCTTGCTCAAGCATATACTGATGATTTAGAACGTAGTACTGCTATGGGAATTGCATTAGGTGGTCTAGCTTTAGGTGTTTTAGTTGGACCACCATATGGTGGGATACTATACCAATGGGCTGGAAAAGAATTACCATTTATTTTGTTAGCATTATTAGCATTATGTGATGGtttattacaattttgtGTATTAGAACCTAAAGTAGATAAAGGAGAACAAGAAGGAAATACAAtgaaacaattaataaaagatcCATATATTATTGTTGCTGCAGGTTCAATAACAATTGGTAATTTAGGAATAGCAATGTTAGAACCATCTCTTCCATTATGGATGATGGAAAGTTGGCAAGCTAGTTCATTTGAACGTGGTATTGCTTTTCTTCCAACAAGTATTTCTTACTTAATTGGTACATCAATTTTCGGACCATTAGCTCACAAAATTGGTCGATGGTTAAGTGCTTTTATAGGCCTTATCATCATTGGTTTTTGTTTAATTGCTATTCCTGGAGCAGAAAGTGTTTATGGTTTAATTGTACCTAATTTTCTTATGGGATTTTCAATAG TTGATATAAGACATGTTGGTGTTTATGGATCAATTTATGCTATTGCAGACGCAGCATTTTGTTGTGCCTTTGCTCTTGGACCTTTTGTTAGTGGTCCATTGGTAAGAAATTTAGGTTTTCCTTCAATGATGTATATAATTGctgtaattaattttatttatgcaCCATTTATGTACTTACTTAAAAGTCCTCCACCTATTTCAAATCAAGGTTCATCAAat ccTGAACCACCATCAATTAATCCAAGAAATCTTGGTTCTGAAAATCAATATCAATATGTTGATGGTATCACTAATGAAAATGTCACTCGTATGCAAGGATATCAATatgattattaa
- a CDS encoding Protein phosphatase 2C (PP2C)-like domain-containing protein — protein sequence MGNENNQELFVKNTLNATNQNITPKLDMNFHVTACSRQGGRKYMEDRCQLDMKRNKNGELEYIFGGVYDGHGGDEASIYTRCHLLENIKLGKYFLSDNEDEFLQAIKDGFLITHNNMEQEHVKWKKSQKGYNSTAGTTVTTMFIRNKKVYIGHVGDSAIFVVRRNRNLDSLYVEMVTKEHKPNDRTELERIHNHGGKVARKSNCHRVVWQRSQNPSSTLTEPDFDVPFLAISRSLGDFWSYNHKTNRYIVSPEPDCFTIKIEDDFVGFILCSDGVTGVLCEEHIAKIINDVKRGNQENCNESGLDRNNYARLIVKTALNQHGYFKSDNITAIAIMCNNTGKEDNDLFRKNEQSLIPFNLDKELTTYPKDCVIITAKSQKRFHTTEVNICYKGLKDLSYENLSSAIGPGFEIEKETSNTNVKKRIGVTSDGGYVFYEKPCFIKISKDQKEILNILGNDFKEEDMKSLSMKKIDQKILCFYHGYTCRRCTFMDFRINLAKSKYIDVSKNIIEKEGNGTFSKSADNLEKLQYVDDNEIASKKVIKEEYGTFTTKLNRSNKRKEKYAFMRTSASKTARNINKAFGENLVSRATAKRWFKKFKEGDESLKNEERGRPDSVNKLLSNKRCIKNR from the exons ATGGGGAATGAAAATAATCAAGAATTATTTGtgaaaaatacattaaatgctacaaatcaaaatataactCCTAAATTGGATATGAATTTTCACGTTACAGCATGTTCTAGACAG gGTGGTAGAAAATATATGGAAGATAGATGTCAATTAGATatgaaaagaaataaaaatggtGAATTGGAATATATTTTTGGTGGTGTATATGATGGCCATGGGGGTGATGAAGCAAGTATATATACTAGATGTCACTTACTTGAAAACATAAAATtaggaaaatattttttaagtgaCAATGAAGATGAATTTTTACAAGCTATAAAAGATGGTTTTCTAATTACCCATAATAATATGGAACAGGAGCATGTTAAATGGAAGAAAAGTCAAAAGGGTTATAATTCTACAGCAGGTACCACAGTCACGACAATgtttataagaaataaaaaagtttacatTGGACATGTTGGTGATTCAGCAATTTTTGTAGTAAGACGAAATCGTAACTTAGATAGCCTTTATGTTGAAATGGTAACAAAAGAGCATAAACCCAATGATAGGACAGAACTAGAAAGGATACATAATCATGGAGGAAAAGTGGCTAGAAAAAGTAATTGTCATCGTGTTGTTTGGCAACGTTCTCAGAATCCTTCTTCTACCTTGACAGAGCCTGATTTTGATGTACCTTTCTTAGCAATATCTCGTTCATTGGGAGATTTTTGGAGTTACAACCATAAAACTAATAGATATATAGTTAGTCCTGAACCAGATtgttttacaataaaaatagaagatGACTTTGTaggttttattttatgtagtGATGGTGTAACAGGAGTTTTATGTGAGGAACATATagctaaaataataaatgatgtAAAACGTGGAAATCAAGAAAATTGTAATGAAAGTGGACTTGACAGAAATAATTATGCAAGACTTATTGTCAAAACCGCTTTAAATCAGCATGGTTATTTTAAATCTGATAATATCACGGCAATCGCAATAATGTGCAATAATACTGGTAAAGAAgataatgatttatttagaaaaaatgaaCAATCATTGATTCCCTTTAATTTAGATAAAGAATTAACTACCTATCCTAAAGATTGTGTTATTATCACAGCAAAGTCACAGAAAAGGTTTCATACTACAGaagtaaatatttgttataaagGATTAAAGGATTTATCatatgaaaatttatcatCTGCTATTGGACCAGGCTttgaaattgaaaaagaaacaaGCAACACAAATGTAAAGAAAAGGATTGGTGTAACTAGTGATGGAGGATAtgttttttatgaaaaaccttgttttataaaaatatcaaaagatcaaaaagaaattttaaatatattaggAAATGATTTTAAAGAAGAAGATATGAAATCTTTatcaatgaaaaaaattgatcAAAAAATACTTTGTTTTTATCATGGTTATACTTGTAGACGTTGTACATTTATGGATTTTAGAATTAATTTAGCTAAATCAAAGTATATAGatgtttcaaaaaatatcatCGAAAAAGAAGGCAATG gAACATTCAGTAAAAGTGCTGATAATCTTGAGAAATTACAATACGTTGATGATAATGAAATAGCATCTAAGAAGGTAATTAAAGAAGAATATGGAACTTTTACTACTAAATTAAATCGATCAAACAAAAGAAA AGAAAAATATGCTTTTATGA GAACAAGTGCTTCAAAAACAGCACGAAACATAAATAAAGCGTTTGGAGAGAATTTAGTAAGTCGTGCTACTGCAAAAAGATGGTTTAAGAAATTCAAAGAAGGAGATGAAAGCCTTAAGAATGAGGAGCGTGGGAGACCGGATTCAGTG